GCGGGCAGTTCACAGGACCTCATGACGGATATCTCTACACAGATGAGATCCTTGAGCTGACCCAGCACTGGTACCGCCATCCGCTTCAATATCTGGACTCGCATCCCTCCCCCCGCCACCTGATCGTCAATTACGAAGACCTGATCCAGCGCCCCGAAGCGGTCATTCGCGGATTCTACGAGCAGTTCGGCTATCCGGATAAACCCGGCTTGCCGATCATCATCGACCAGGCTGTGAAAGAAACACTTTCGTACAACAGCGATCACACCTATTCATATGAGGAGATGGGCTTTACCCGCGAGGGAATTGTTGAGCAATACAAAGACATCTTCGAGCGGTTCAAATTCGAAACCCGCGAAGAAATGATCCCCGTCAAACGGCTGGAATTGGAACACTGAAGAAACATGGCTCACCCCGAAATTAAGGTTTCGCGGGTGAGTTCGTTTTTAAGAACAAATGGGACGCTGATAAACGCTGAAAACGCGGATTTCTAATACCTTTTCCGCGTAAATCTGCGCTCGTCCGCGACCCAAATTAATTTCGGGGTTAATTATGTTTTCATGCTATTTCGACGGCTTCCTTCTTGTGGAAGTCGTTTTCCTCACCGCTGTCTTCTTAACCGGGGTCTTCGTCCGCGCAGGGAGTTTGCGTTTTACGACCGGCTCTTTCTGGTCCTCCTCGCTCCCGGCGGAAACGAGGCCCGCACCGGTGCTTCCGCTCCGGGCGCGGAGGGAGGCGGGTTTCTTCTCCACTTTTTTGATGAAGTATTCTTCCTCCCAGCCTTCCGCAAAAGAGAGTTGAAGTCTTCCGTTCCGCACAAGGAACATGACCACGCCCGTAACACCCATCAAAAATGCAATCAGCATCGAGGTGGTGATGAATGTATCGCCGAGTCTGGGCTGATCGGGGCGGAAGAATTCGATGACCGTTCGGTTGAACCCTGCAAAGATCAGCCAAAGACTGAAGACCGCGCCGGGTTTGAGCTCCTCTTCATTTTGGCGGGAATACCAGATGATGAAAAGATACGCGAGTACGTTCAGGATCATTTCGTAGGCGAATGTGGGATGGAAGCGCGTGGTCTCGACGGGATATTTCGCCAGGTCCGCGAATTGAACCAGACGGTGATCTGCGGGGATGGAAATGCCCCAGGGCAGGGTCGTCGGCGGGCCGTAAAGTTCCTGGTTGATGAAATTACCCAAACGACCGATCGCCTGACCGATCAAAGCCACCGGGGCGACAGAGTCTAGGAAGAGCCAGGTGTCGTATCCGTTCTTCCTTAGGTAGATGATCAGCACGATCGCGCCGAAGAGCAGGCCGCCGAAGATGTGCAATCCTGCGATCGGCGGGCGGATGATGGACACGGGGTCTTCAATATAGGAACGATTGCCTCCGATGATCGCATTCATCACGTACCATAAACGCGCGCCGAGGATGCCGGCCACCACCGCCCAGACCATCGCATCGATCAGGGCTTCGCTGTTCTCGCCGCGACGGCGTACCTCGCGTTCGGCAAGCCAGCCGCCGATCAGGACGCTCGACATGACGATCAAACCGTACCAGGTCAGGTCGATTTGCAAATTGAATAGCTTGAAACTGAAAATGACAGGGTCTATCATCGTTACCTCAGAGTTGATTTTCGAAGATTATATCACCCGCACACGTCGAAGACTTGAACGAAGGAAGTCCGCCGGATTCATGTTATTATCCCACCGACATGCTTGCTTTCATCGCAAAACGAATCGCTGGAATGGCGATTCTCCTTGCCGGGGTGAATTTCCTGGCATTCTCCTACGCACATTACGGACGATATGCGCAGATGGAAAACAATCCCATCTTTGCGCGGCAGGAAGAAACTCCCCCCGTCCTCCCCTTCTATCTGGAATACATAAACGCCTTTCGTAATGGCGAGCCTCCGCCTGTGCCCAATGCCGCAGGCCTGACCGTTCTCGATGTCGTGGAATCGGCTGCAGATGCCAGTTTTGGCTTGCTGGGCATCGCCTTCTCAGCCAGTCTTCTTTTTGGGGTGTTTCTCGGCATGCGAGCCGCGAAGACGAATCCGCCGCGCGTCAGCCGCTGGTTGATTCCCATCTCCACGATGAGCCTGGCGATGCCGGGTTTTTATGTGGGGGCTGTCTTGATCACCCTCTCCGTCCTTTATTTGTTTCTGACGCCATCCAGTAAAGGCGACCTTCCCTTCCCGCTTGGTGGATTCGGCTGGGATTCACATCTTGTATTCCCGGTCATCGCCCTTTCCTTCCGCCCCACTTTGCAGATTGCGCAAATGACCGCTTCGTTATTGAGCGACGAATTCCACAAAACCTACGTCACGGTCGCGCGCGGGCTCGGTCACTCGTGGCGGTTGGTAAAGATAAAAACAGCCCTGCGGAATATTTATGTGCCGATGTTCCAGGTCATCGCTTCTTCAATGAGTCTGATGATCGGCGAGCTCATCCTTGTCGAATGGCTGTTCGGCTGGCCCGGGCTTGGCAGGCAGTTGGCGCTTTCCATCCAGCCGCCGCAAACGGTCACCATTGCGGGCGGTGTTCTACCTTCAGCATATCTGCACGCGCCAACCGTCGCGACGGTGGTCACCGTATTGGGCGCGATCTTGATCATCTCGAATACAGCCGCTGGAATTCTGACATATTTCTCCGACCCGCGATTGAGGACCCATCCGCATGGAGGTGTAAATGCGGACTAAACCCCGCCTCAACCTTCCATTGGTTTTGGGTTTGTTCATCGTGGGTTTTTCCCTCACCCTTGCCTTTGCCGGACCCAGCCTTGCTCCGCGCAATCCCCTCGAAGAAACCCGCGTCATGCAGGTGGACGGCAAATTCGTCTCTGCGCCATTCCCGCCTTTCACGTATCCCGATTATCCATTGGGCACAGACGGTTGGGGGCGCGACGTGCTGAGTCAGGTGCTCTGGGCGTTACGCCCGACGTTGATCCTGACTGGTTATGTAGCCGCTCTTCGCCTGCTGATTGGGACGGTGATCGGACTACTGGCCGGATGGAACAAGAATGCGTTCGGGTCGTTCTTGAACGGACTCATCGGCGCCGCCCTCTCCATTCCAACTTTGCTGGTTGCGTTGGCGGTCGTTGCCCTGACGGGAGATGTATGGCAGCCTTGGGGATTCGTCCTCGGGTTATCGATCACCGGCTGGGCGGATTCGGCCCGGCTCGTCCGCGAACAGACCCGCGTGGCGCGGGAACAATCGTTCATCGAAGCCAGCCGATCATTGGGACAAAGCAATTGGGCGATTGTTTTCAATCATATTTTACGGCTCGTGCTCCCCTATGTTTGGATGTTGCTTGCGCTGGAGATCAGTTCCACGATTCTGCTCACCGCCGGGCTGGGATTCCTGGGTTATTACGTGGGCGGCGAAGTGTGGGTTTGGATCAGCGATACCACCGCCACACGCCTGCGCGGGATGCCGGAACTCGGGCAATTGCTTTCGGGCGTGAATGAGGATATTTACGTCAGCCCGTGGAAGTTGTTCGCGTCGGGAACTTTCGTCTTCATCACCGTGCTTGGATTCAATTTATTGGGTGAAGGCTTGCGCCGTGTTGCCAGTTCCGGCTCGCCTTCGCCGCGTTTCTTTGACTTATTCCTTCGTTTGCGTTGGGGATTGGAAGAATGGTTGATATCACCGATTAAGAAATCGGCGAAGGCATCTCCGTTTGCTTTTACCGTACTGGTCATTGGTTTATTGGCCGTCTTTATTGGAATATTCAATCAGGTAAAGACTTTGACTGAAACTCAGGTGAAACCGGCGCAATCACCGGGCGGGCATTTATGGTCGAGTCAGTACGGGTCGCCGTCAGCCACGCTATTTGTCAATGCGCCGGGGATCGAGTCACCGAAAGTAATGTGGGCTTTCAGCGATGCCCAAGGCTTCTCAGGCGGACCCGCCGTCGCCGCGGATGGAAGCGTGTATGTCCTCACCATGAACGGCTCCCTGCATGCTCTGAATCCGGATGGCTCGCTCAAGTGGACATCCTCCATCCGTGCTGGCGGAGTCGGCGCGCCCGGATTGGACGCCGAAGGCAATATCTATGTCACAGACATGCGCGGCGGGCTGACCTCCTTCACGTCAACCGGCGAAGAGCGCTGGTATCTTGAGATTCCAGATAGTTTCGAAGCCACATCCGGACCTGTGATCGGTAACAATAAAGTGGCATATTACATGGTAACCGGCAACATCCGCGCGGCCTCTTCGACCGGGACCCTTCTTTGGGATACTGCCGCTTTTTCCCGCCGAGTCACTTTTACACCCATCCTCAGCCCCGATGAAATGTTCATCTTTTTGCGAAATGCAGTGATCGATGCAACATCGGGCGAGATCCTCGAATTCGAGAGCCTGCCGCCCACCGAGCAGTTTCTGGTTGGGCAGAGCGGTTTGCTTTATGCCAGGATAGAGAACAAAATGACCGGCTGGGAATATATCGACGGGAAAGCCGAACAGCGCAGTTACATGGAATGGTCGCGCACGGCATTCTTTGGTTTCCCCGGCATGGCGGGTGTTTTTGTCGACGGCGGCATGTGGCTTCATTACTCCGGCGAAGGAACGGAGGACAGCAGCCTGCTCTGGCTCGATAAAAAGGGGAACATGCTCAACCGCGCTCAATTCCCGTACCGCCCGAGTGTGATCGGCGGCATGGACGAGAACTTTGTCTTTTACATTTGCGGAACGCGGGGCGATCATGCCGAATGCTCGGCGGTGGAAAAAGGGGCGCGCGAATCGAAATGGTCCCTGCCGCTCGAAGGATCCGTCGGTATTTCCGGTGTGGCGTTAATTCCCGGACAGTTGTACGTTGCTTCGGAAGAGGGGATGTTATATGCGATTGGGGATCAAACCTCAACGGTCATGCCTTCCAACACGTCCATGCAGACTCCAACCAAAACGGAGATCGCAAGCATTGAACCTGCTCGTACGGCTGCCATATCACCAACCAGCCCCTCCCCCAATCCAAGTTTCACTCAGTCAGCGAACCAAATAGAATCATCGATCCCCGCTGTGACAGTGGTTCCCGAGAAGACGGTGATCTTCGATTTTTTTGATAATTACTGCAATCTCGAGATCAGAATCGACGGAGATCAAATCACATGCCAAGACAATGATATCATCGCGCGGGAAGAAATCGGACTTTTCGAAACAGGTACGTTCTTTGGGAAGATCATTTCTATCCGGCTTTCAGAAGACAGGCTGATTTCGAGAGTTGTCCTTCGGACATCCGCAATCAAATTTTCCGCCTACGACACGCTCGAAGGATATGCAGGCTGTCTGGGAAATGCACACGGATGTTCAATCCTGTTTAGAATCTACTTTGCAGGGGAGGATAACGAAATCATCGAGTTATGGGTAATAGGTGAATTCTTCGACGGCAGGATCACAGAGATTGATTTTTCCCTTTCTTCCATCGCCGGGAGAACGGGCTCGCTTGTTTTACAGATGGATACCCTTAACATATCTAATGAAAACAGGGCAGCTTGGATAAATCCACGTATCCTGGGGGGTCCAGAGCCTGCTCCCTCCTCCACAGAAGTCCCGGCGCCCATGGTAACTGTGATTCCGGTGTCCCCGCTTGCAGTTACATTCACTATCACGCCTGTGCCATAGACTAGTAAAGATGCGGGATCATATCCAGTCGAAATAATCTTTCAAATCCTCATAGTTTATTTCAGGATGTTATTTACCGATGTACAAAGCAACGGGCATGGCGATTTTTCAATGGCAGACGAAGGATTCAACCAGGCATATCATGAGACCGGAAGGGTATTCGATTTCTTTACCCGATTGCTTCATTCGAATAATAAAAAGGAAATTTGTCACAGAACTACGTGATGAATAACACATCAATAGAATGGGGGAAATCCTTACAATCCCTGTAAACGTTGACACTTGGAGTCAACGTTCGACTCAAGAATATGTTCCGCGTAAACCGACAAACCGATTATGCCGTCCGTGTGGTGCTGGCTCTCTCCAAAAAGCCGGAGGGTACGCGCATCTCCACCGCAGGAATTGGCCGGGAAATGTTGATTCCCCCCGCCCTGCTGCAACGCATCGTTGCGGGATTGGCCAACGGCGGTTTCATCAAAACCCAACCAGGGCGCGACGGCGGCATCAGCCTGGCACACCTTCCCCGCCAGATCACCCTCCTGCAGATCGTGGAGCACTTTGAAGGCGATCTTGTCATATCCGCCTGCGTTCTCAAAGAGGGCGATTGCCCTTTCGAGAACAAATGCCCGGTGAGCTGCCAGTGGAAACGCCTCAACGACCTGCTTCGGGATGAAATGAGCCGCGTCACCTTTCAGCAGCTGGTGGAAGACGGCATTCAAATCGAATCCACATTGATGCACACCGCCTCGATCCCGCTGGATGTTGTTTCACCAACCGGGACACATTCCTCCACCGATCACGTTCCCGCATGAGCAAGCATTATTTCAACGGCATCTACGCCTTCGCTGCATTTCTTGTGATTTCCGCCTTTGCATTCAAGGTATTCCAACCCATCCAGGTCCTGCCGCGGATGCGGCTCTCACCCGCCTACAACTTTATCGACCAGGACAATCAACCCCTCACCAGCGAAACCCTGCGCGGACAGTTCGTGCTTTACTCCTTCACCTACACACATTGCCCCGAACCCTGCTACAACATGACAGAAACAATCCGGGAGATTCAAGCCCGCCTCGACGAAGTGGACCTGGGCGGCATTCCCGTTTCGTTCGTCACCATTTCCATCGACCCCGACCGCGACACGCCCGAAGTCTTGAGAGCGTACGGTGAATCGATCGGCGCTGATTTCGATCATTGGACGTTTGCGACCACAACGAATAAAGACTTATTGAAGACCGTCGTCGGCGCTGGGTTTGAAACGTATTACGAGGACAAGGGCGGCGGGAACATCACCTTCGATCCCGGTTATGTTCTTGTGGATGGCTGGGGCATCATCCGCTCGGAATATCGCTATACCACCGAAGTCTCCGACGCGGATCGCATCCTCCGCCACCTTGGCGTACTGGCAGAAGAAGTGCGGAACAGCACTGGCTCTTCCAAACTGGCATATGAAGCCGCGCATTTGTTCCTTTGTTATGCGCCGTAAGGATGCGTAGGGGCGACCCGGCACACAACTTGCAATACATCCTTGTGCCAGGGAGGGTCGCCCTGTGACGGTAAAAGGTGAATCAGAAGGTAATCAAGTAGATCATATGAGAGTAAAAGTTTTTCTTTCAGTTTTAGTTATTGTATTGGGTCTTGCGGCGGGATTCTATTTCTTCCGCCCGCATACCTTTCATGGCACGGTTATCCAATCGCCGGAGAGGTCGTTCGATTTCACTTTGACCGGCGCGCAAGGCGATGTGTCCCCAAGCGACTTCCGCGGCAAGATCGTTCTTCTTTATTTCGGTTACACCTTCTGCCCCGATATCTGCCCGGGGACCCTCGGCAATGTGGCGCAGGCACTGCGCGATATGGGCGCAAAAGCCGATGAGGTGCAGCTCATCATGGTTTCGCTCGACCCCGAACGCGACACGCCCGAAAAACTGGCGGAATATATGAAGCACTTCCATCCGTCATTTATCGGTGTGACCGGCCCGAAGGAACAATTGGACGAAGTCGCCTCGTTATACGGTATCTATTACCAAAAGACGGAAGGCAGCAATGCAACCGGCTATCTGATCGACCACACAGCCACCCTGCTCGTCCTCGACCGCGAGGGTTTTTTGAAAATGGTATTTCCATTCGGCGTGACCGCAAAGGAGATCGCCGATGATCTGAAGTACATGCTGCGTCAATAGGGAGGTGGAATCTGTACCAGCGAAGATAAAAGCCCATTTCCATTCCGCAGGTTGCGGCGCCGTCAGAAGCGGCAGTCATCTTGATTTCATTATTCAAAAGGAGAATGTACCATGGCGAAAAAAGATAAGGAAGACGATGAGTTTCGCCCGACCGGCACCATTACGGTTCTTGTGATCTTTGTAATCACACTCATCGCGATCTGGGCAACGATCTATATGATCCTTGTGGGGCGTGGAGGCACGCTATGAGCGCTCAAAAAATGCACATCGATTCCTACGAGCGGAATTGGATGATCTTCAGTTTCATCCTGCTGGTCTTATTCGCCTCCGCCGTCGCTGTAGCAGCGTTCGGGATGGGAATTCAAGTGCCCGCTCCCGAAGAGCGCGTGGACCCGCGCACCGTGGCGACCGATCCGAACAGCCCGTGGTCGAACCCCGGTTTGCGCGAGATCGCGCCTGGAAAATACGATGCCTACATTCTTGCGCGTGCGGTTCCCCAATGGGAATACCTGCCCAGGGAAATCACAGTTCCCGCCGGTTCCAGGGTGACCTTCTACGTCACCTCGCCCGATGTCCAGCACGGCTTCATGATCCAGAATACCAACGCCAATTTCATGGTGCTTCCCGGGCAGGTCTCGAAACTGACCGTGACCTTTAAAAACGAAGGCACCTACAACTTCATCTGCACGGAATTCTGCGGCGCAGGACACGGCGTAATGTATGGCGCGATCATTGTGACGCCGTAACGCAAGGAGAGACATCATGACACAATATCAAGTACCCGTTGCCGAGAAGAAATTCATCGGCTCGCATATCCTGGTCGCCATCCTCGCGCTTGCGGTGGGCAGTCTGTTTGGTCCATTGCAAGCCTTCGAACATGCGGGCTGGGATTTCTACACTTATCTCAAGCCGCTCATCAAGTCTTACTATCAAGGTCTCACCGTTCACGGCGTTTTGAATGCCCTGGTGTGGACGACCTTCTTTATCATGGGCTTCCTGACCTTCAATGTGGTATTCGGTCTCAAACGCCCGCTCAAGAACATCGTCCTCAACAAAGTCGGTTTCTGGATGATGGTTGTGGGCGTTGTCGCCGCGGCGATTCCGATCCTTGCCAACCAAGCCACCGTGTTGTTCACCTTCTACCCGCCGCTCAAAGCCAATCCGTTCTTTTATGTCGGTCTGACCCTCGTCGTGGTCGGCAGTTGGGTCGAAGGCTGGGGTCTGTTCATGACCTACAGCGACTGGCGCAAAGAGAACAAGAACGAACGCACCCCTTTCGTCGCCTTCGGTTCGCTCGTCACCGCCCTGCTGTGGCAGATCTGCACACTCGGCGTCGCCATCGAAATTCTGACCATGCTGCTGCCCTGGTCGCTCGGCTTGATCGACGGCGTGGACCCGCAACTGGCGCGCACCTATTTCTGGTTCACAGGCCATCCGCTCGTCTACTTCTGGCTTTTACCCGCCTACATCTCATGGTATGCCATGCTCCCCAAACAGGCTGGTAACGGCAAGATGTTCAGCGACTCGCTCGCCCGCCTCTCTTTCTGGCTCTTCCTCGTGCTCTCCACTCCCATTGGCATCCACCACCAATATGTGGATCCCGGCGTGCCCCCCACCTGGAAGTTCCTGCACTCGATGTTCACCTTCGGAGTTTTCTTCCCCTCAATGATGACCGCCTTCACGGTCATTGCCTCGCTCGAACA
This portion of the Anaerolineales bacterium genome encodes:
- a CDS encoding Rrf2 family transcriptional regulator translates to MFRVNRQTDYAVRVVLALSKKPEGTRISTAGIGREMLIPPALLQRIVAGLANGGFIKTQPGRDGGISLAHLPRQITLLQIVEHFEGDLVISACVLKEGDCPFENKCPVSCQWKRLNDLLRDEMSRVTFQQLVEDGIQIESTLMHTASIPLDVVSPTGTHSSTDHVPA
- the lgt gene encoding prolipoprotein diacylglyceryl transferase; amino-acid sequence: MIDPVIFSFKLFNLQIDLTWYGLIVMSSVLIGGWLAEREVRRRGENSEALIDAMVWAVVAGILGARLWYVMNAIIGGNRSYIEDPVSIIRPPIAGLHIFGGLLFGAIVLIIYLRKNGYDTWLFLDSVAPVALIGQAIGRLGNFINQELYGPPTTLPWGISIPADHRLVQFADLAKYPVETTRFHPTFAYEMILNVLAYLFIIWYSRQNEEELKPGAVFSLWLIFAGFNRTVIEFFRPDQPRLGDTFITTSMLIAFLMGVTGVVMFLVRNGRLQLSFAEGWEEEYFIKKVEKKPASLRARSGSTGAGLVSAGSEEDQKEPVVKRKLPARTKTPVKKTAVRKTTSTRRKPSK
- a CDS encoding b(o/a)3-type cytochrome-c oxidase subunit 1, with product MTQYQVPVAEKKFIGSHILVAILALAVGSLFGPLQAFEHAGWDFYTYLKPLIKSYYQGLTVHGVLNALVWTTFFIMGFLTFNVVFGLKRPLKNIVLNKVGFWMMVVGVVAAAIPILANQATVLFTFYPPLKANPFFYVGLTLVVVGSWVEGWGLFMTYSDWRKENKNERTPFVAFGSLVTALLWQICTLGVAIEILTMLLPWSLGLIDGVDPQLARTYFWFTGHPLVYFWLLPAYISWYAMLPKQAGNGKMFSDSLARLSFWLFLVLSTPIGIHHQYVDPGVPPTWKFLHSMFTFGVFFPSMMTAFTVIASLEHGARKNGGKGALGWIGKLNWSDPSVASQLLAGLLFFFGGIGGLANASYNVNLVLHNTAFIPGHFHLTVATAVTLSFIGISYWLVPYLTGRKLWQPKWATIQAWVWFVGMIIFSNSMHVLGLLGAPRRVPLGLAPYVPAEWSGRLFQVGLGGAILFVSGLIYLVVIYKTATNKERVESEVEVPIAEPMQDPALGPAWLDRWAPWIYGALALIVLMYGPVLFEMIRTMALTSPGFRVW
- a CDS encoding cupredoxin domain-containing protein, which encodes MSAQKMHIDSYERNWMIFSFILLVLFASAVAVAAFGMGIQVPAPEERVDPRTVATDPNSPWSNPGLREIAPGKYDAYILARAVPQWEYLPREITVPAGSRVTFYVTSPDVQHGFMIQNTNANFMVLPGQVSKLTVTFKNEGTYNFICTEFCGAGHGVMYGAIIVTP
- a CDS encoding ABC transporter permease, which codes for MNEGSPPDSCYYPTDMLAFIAKRIAGMAILLAGVNFLAFSYAHYGRYAQMENNPIFARQEETPPVLPFYLEYINAFRNGEPPPVPNAAGLTVLDVVESAADASFGLLGIAFSASLLFGVFLGMRAAKTNPPRVSRWLIPISTMSLAMPGFYVGAVLITLSVLYLFLTPSSKGDLPFPLGGFGWDSHLVFPVIALSFRPTLQIAQMTASLLSDEFHKTYVTVARGLGHSWRLVKIKTALRNIYVPMFQVIASSMSLMIGELILVEWLFGWPGLGRQLALSIQPPQTVTIAGGVLPSAYLHAPTVATVVTVLGAILIISNTAAGILTYFSDPRLRTHPHGGVNAD
- a CDS encoding cytochrome c oxidase subunit 2A, with the protein product MAKKDKEDDEFRPTGTITVLVIFVITLIAIWATIYMILVGRGGTL
- a CDS encoding SCO family protein — translated: MSKHYFNGIYAFAAFLVISAFAFKVFQPIQVLPRMRLSPAYNFIDQDNQPLTSETLRGQFVLYSFTYTHCPEPCYNMTETIREIQARLDEVDLGGIPVSFVTISIDPDRDTPEVLRAYGESIGADFDHWTFATTTNKDLLKTVVGAGFETYYEDKGGGNITFDPGYVLVDGWGIIRSEYRYTTEVSDADRILRHLGVLAEEVRNSTGSSKLAYEAAHLFLCYAP
- a CDS encoding SCO family protein, which encodes MRVKVFLSVLVIVLGLAAGFYFFRPHTFHGTVIQSPERSFDFTLTGAQGDVSPSDFRGKIVLLYFGYTFCPDICPGTLGNVAQALRDMGAKADEVQLIMVSLDPERDTPEKLAEYMKHFHPSFIGVTGPKEQLDEVASLYGIYYQKTEGSNATGYLIDHTATLLVLDREGFLKMVFPFGVTAKEIADDLKYMLRQ
- a CDS encoding ABC transporter permease subunit, whose product is MRTKPRLNLPLVLGLFIVGFSLTLAFAGPSLAPRNPLEETRVMQVDGKFVSAPFPPFTYPDYPLGTDGWGRDVLSQVLWALRPTLILTGYVAALRLLIGTVIGLLAGWNKNAFGSFLNGLIGAALSIPTLLVALAVVALTGDVWQPWGFVLGLSITGWADSARLVREQTRVAREQSFIEASRSLGQSNWAIVFNHILRLVLPYVWMLLALEISSTILLTAGLGFLGYYVGGEVWVWISDTTATRLRGMPELGQLLSGVNEDIYVSPWKLFASGTFVFITVLGFNLLGEGLRRVASSGSPSPRFFDLFLRLRWGLEEWLISPIKKSAKASPFAFTVLVIGLLAVFIGIFNQVKTLTETQVKPAQSPGGHLWSSQYGSPSATLFVNAPGIESPKVMWAFSDAQGFSGGPAVAADGSVYVLTMNGSLHALNPDGSLKWTSSIRAGGVGAPGLDAEGNIYVTDMRGGLTSFTSTGEERWYLEIPDSFEATSGPVIGNNKVAYYMVTGNIRAASSTGTLLWDTAAFSRRVTFTPILSPDEMFIFLRNAVIDATSGEILEFESLPPTEQFLVGQSGLLYARIENKMTGWEYIDGKAEQRSYMEWSRTAFFGFPGMAGVFVDGGMWLHYSGEGTEDSSLLWLDKKGNMLNRAQFPYRPSVIGGMDENFVFYICGTRGDHAECSAVEKGARESKWSLPLEGSVGISGVALIPGQLYVASEEGMLYAIGDQTSTVMPSNTSMQTPTKTEIASIEPARTAAISPTSPSPNPSFTQSANQIESSIPAVTVVPEKTVIFDFFDNYCNLEIRIDGDQITCQDNDIIAREEIGLFETGTFFGKIISIRLSEDRLISRVVLRTSAIKFSAYDTLEGYAGCLGNAHGCSILFRIYFAGEDNEIIELWVIGEFFDGRITEIDFSLSSIAGRTGSLVLQMDTLNISNENRAAWINPRILGGPEPAPSSTEVPAPMVTVIPVSPLAVTFTITPVP